The Hippocampus zosterae strain Florida chromosome 20, ASM2543408v3, whole genome shotgun sequence genome contains a region encoding:
- the zfhx2 gene encoding zinc finger homeobox protein 2 isoform X2, whose amino-acid sequence MQEESGEKANRSSHGTAARLCPLCQKGQEDQASLSRHLTEQHSVLPSCVDKLLDISVLKEGAREEENRGAPISSVCTRARPSEDISSQLRRPCSDTPRQHRDREMEEDRMLDPEGSGAEPEPEDEANEIAGAKRAVAEDEDPAEGGRHSSERQGAPAETAPLFKCNACQETFPSRTALSVHYHSPSHFQRMTMTNGGEIDPPSPYAPVVSRPFVSNKPYQCAICRVSYNHSITLESHMKSVLHQTRSRNAANNAGALGNGGAGRAGSPRTAAGTSANGSGAANCAATGTATARDAERVQTSRVARSLMAPPVASAQAVSAFLTLLTSSPSTLSHPLLPTLFAPGHPTGVDASQIVPQHHMVMPLILNGLQARQSQQSADNQQGQLLTQCVPFVGLNAAQQALLTQRISLLQNQWAPVALPTPTPAVGAGVKQESVEKPLDGIEARDGIKTEETEEECCPDGESKGRAESAEDAGKTSAHQTHAETEESANPPLSPLAVEKRPPHNPSAFPSIPSDSPPRLNLALGPDPAPQKSQRASSPRGSPATPKASPLSDALSDSYGLRSDSVASVCSELPVLSEFQSEVLWAFFESRSEADAASPAREDCEALGREVGLSEEEVRAWLGRARRAKRRQRDAELTRPRGSSEVARNAQSSDNDLDDEERSLIIAEEEEEEEEREREEADTTAGQAMDLSRTRGRRRPRSVGREARGDSCLTSDSENEVYTSVIVTDEESQNGGSREAPDSAAKDQVQNEVDGDHKGSSGGKVLRSTTVFLSDAEDEYDDEDGGGAPGAGKKKRRAEFEHEPEVKRERLDPDVDLELEAQGDPPNSLPYSLEQIPCGALRSLPLSLAPFSAQFLNPYVLSLAPSLVGGGSKGPCFSNPSSTAPFPATLLPQSPSPRSHSSSRYLSNGGDCETALDLSMGKNASSSSPLDGVSSTPKGRLLDGLGLRPASEGLVVVQVKPESLAAAPSSYGRVTPVNSNHLTKPRMYAKPEEQKNVAPCHRDHVGDHDKEQEQQQRKAKGKRYRDMRRSRTIIQAEQLDILYGCYFKDPNPGKHEFEQISEWVHLPKKVVQIWFQNMRARERKGEVRFISDGTLAAVGKPLIKFTWPLSKPIFSNKAAENNAGFIAAAPIVRTLIKTEAKPAAVKKSTPVPIKPKEVASAVSKTRLESAAGKVASGAAPTPLTTPKEPLPIASRLNRQKKCEAAEAATAEEEEEEEEESEEEKTDEELDDENLEAPRIVNRMVPKLPVATPMESGPPPAAILPQKPNGLSYWNPKASIRINTLSREQLALPAHVPPRTIPPPPTPSIAPVSPNAPNSAKAARSSTPVLGKSSAAENNFLAHSSSRRPRTHLSCLQLSILQSCYETCAHPNALECEAIGAELNLPLKVVQIWFQNTRAKEKRWRLQQEKLGPQAGGKASMSSGSYLQYNALKANRPILPKPVQLTITESPGSPVSGQSAPGETLTGCCDVCKVSFESRAAARAHVFSSLHLAKLRTTNFGQPAALVNKNGTGNGASGGVNLSLQVCRSSAVAGSGGVVVIELPPPPATSNS is encoded by the exons ATGCAG gAGGAGTCTGGTGAGAAGGCTAACCGTTCCAGCCATGGCACAGCAGCGCGGCTGTGCCCTTTGTGCCAAAAAGGCCAAGAAGACCAAGCCTCCCTGTCTCGACACCTCACTGAGCAACACAGCGTACTTCCGTCGTGTGTTGACAAACTGTTAGACATC TCTGTTTTGAAAGAGGGCGCAAGGGAAGAAGAGAACCGAGGTGCTCCGATATCTTCAG TTTGTACTCGAGCGAGGCCATCCGAGGACATCAGTTCCCAACTGCGCCGGCCTTGTTCCGACACTCCTCGGCAACATCGCGATCGGGAGATGGAAGAAGACAGAATGTTAGACCCGGAGGGTAGCGGAGCCGAACCGGAACCGGAAGATGAGGCAAATGAAATTGCGGGAGCCAAACGAGCCGTCGCCGAAGACGAAGACCCGGCCGAGGGCGGTCGGCATTCGTCGGAGCGTCAGGGCGCGCCTGCGGAAACCGCCCCTCTTTTCAAATGCAACGCCTGCCAGGAAACGTTTCCCAGCCGAACCGCCCTGAGTGTTCACTACCACTCGCCATCCCACTTTCAGAGAATGACGATGACAAACGGTGGGGAAATTGACCCTCCATCTCCTTACGCCCCCGTCGTTTCGCGGCCATTTGTGTCCAACAAACCCTACCAGTGTGCAATATGCCGAGTCTCCTACAATCATTCCATCACCCTTGAGAGCCATATGAAATCCGTCTTGCACCAGACGCGCAGCAGAAACGCCGCCAACAACGCCGGTGCGCTCGGGAACGGCGGAGCCGGTCGCGCCGGCAGTCCGAGGACGGCGGCGGGCACGTCGGCCAACGGTTCCGGCGCCGCTAACTGCGCCGCGACCGGCACCGCCACGGCGAGGGACGCCGAGCGCGTCCAAACGTCCCGAGTGGCGCGGTCCCTCATGGCCCCCCCCGTGGCCTCCGCTCAGGCCGTCTCCGCCTTTCTCACCCTCCTCACGTCCAGCCCGAGCACTCTCTCGCATCCCCTCCTCCCGACCCTGTTTGCGCCCGGCCACCCGACCGGCGTGGATGCGTCTCAGATCGTGCCTCAGCACCACATGGTCATGCCCTTGATCTTGAACGGACTCCAAGCCCGGCAAAGCCAGCAGTCTGCGGACAACCAGCAAGGACAGCTCCTTACCCAGTGCGTGCCATTTGTAGGTCTCAACGCGGCGCAGCAAGCCCTCCTGACCCAAAGAATTAGTTTGTTACAGAACCAGTGGGCCCCCGTTGCGCTTCCGACTCCTACACCGGCAGTTGGCGCCGGCGTCAAACAGGAGAGCGTGGAAAAGCCCTTGGATGGGATCGAGGCTCGGGACGGCATCAAAACGGAAGAAACCGAGGAAGAGTGCTGCCCCGACGGGGAAAGCAAAGGGCGAGCCGAGAGCGCCGAAGACGCCGGCAAAACCTCGGCCCATCAGACGCACGCGGAAACGGAGGAATCGGCAAATCCGCCACTCTCCCCGCTCGCCGTCGAGAAGCGCCCGCCTCATAACCCCTCGGCTTTCCCGTCAATTCCGAGCGACAGCCCCCCGCGTTTGAATCTCGCGCTCGGCCCCGATCCCGCTCCCCAAAAATCCCAGAGAGCAAGCAGCCCCCGCGGATCTCCGGCCACCCCCAAAGCCAGCCCGCTTTCAGATGCCTTAAGCGACTCGTATGGGCTACGTAGCGATAGCGTGGCTTCCGTTTGTTCGGAACTTCCGGTCTTGTCAGAGTTTCAGTCCGAGGTCCTTTGGGCTTTCTTTGAGTCGCGAAGTGAGGCCGACGCCGCGAGTCCTGCCCGCGAGGACTGCGAGGCGCTGGGCAGAGAGGTCGGGCTTTCCGAGGAGGAGGTACGGGCGTGGCTTGGCCGAGCCAGACGGGCCAAACGGAGACAGAGAGACGCGGAGCTCACGCGCCCCCGCGGCTCGTCGGAAGTGGCGAGGAACGCGCAGAGCAGTGACAATGACTTGGATGACGAGGAAAGATCCTTGATTATagcggaggaggaagaggaagaagaggagcggGAGCGGGAGGAGGCCGACACGACCGCCGGCCAGGCCATGGATTTGTCTCGGACAAGAGGGCGGCGGAGGCCAAGGAGTGTCGGGAGAGAGGCTCGGGGAGATTCCTGTCTGACGTCCGACTCCGAAAACGAGGTGTACACCTCCGTGATAGTGACGGACGAGGAAAGTCAGAACGGAGGTTCTCGGGAGGCCCCGGACAGCGCCGCCAAAGACCAGGTGCAAAACGAGGTCGACGGTGATCATAAAGGCTCAAGCGGGGGCAAAGTCCTGCGCTCCACGACAGTCTTTCTCTCCGACGCCGAGGACGAATATGACGACGAGGATGGCGGCGGGGCTCCCGGGGCCGGGAAGAAGAAGCGGAGGGCGGAGTTTGAACATGAGCCGGAGGTGAAAAGGGAGAGACTGGATCCGGATGTGGACCTGGAGTTGGAAGCCCAGGGGGATCCCCCAAACTCGCTGCCCTACTCGCTTGAGCAGATCCCATGTGGCGCCCTGCGCTCGCTCCCCCTGTCCCTGGCCCCCTTCTCCGCTCAGTTCCTCAACCCCTACGTCCTCTCACTGGCGCCTTCATTAGTCGGAGGTGGGAGCAAAGGGCCGTGCTTTTCCAACCCGTCCTCGACGGCGCCTTTCCCCGCCACTCTGCTTCCCCAATCGCCCTCTCCCAGAAGCCACTCCTCCTCTCGCTACTTGTCCAACGGCGGCGACTGCGAGACGGCGCTGGACCTCAGCATGGGGAAAAACGCCTCGTCCTCGTCGCCGCTCGATGGCGTTTCGTCAACGCCGAAAGGCCGCTTGCTGGACGGCCTGGGCCTGAGGCCCGCCTCCGAGGGCTTGGTGGTGGTCCAGGTGAAACCCGAGTCTCTTGCCGCCGCGCCTTCTTCGTACGGTCGCGTGACTCCGGTCAACAGCAACCACCTGACAAAGCCCAGGATGTACGCAAAGCCCGAGGAGCAAAAGAACGTGGCGCCGTGCCACCGCGACCACGTCGGAGACCATGACAAGGAGCAAGAGCAACAGCAGAGGAAGGCCAAAGGGAAACGGTACCGCGACATGCGGCGCTCCAGGACCATCATCCAAGCGGAGCAACTGGACATCCTCTACGGATGCTATTTCAAAGATCCCAACCCCGGAAAACACGAGTTTGAGCAAATCTCGGAATGGGTCCACCTTCCCAAAAAAGTGGTTCAGATCTGGTTCCAGAACATGCGGGCCCGGGAGCGCAAAGGCGAGGTCCGCTTCATCAGCGACGGCACCCTGGCGGCCGTGGGCAAGCCGCTCATCAAGTTCACCTGGCCGCTCTCCAAGCCCATCTTTTCAAACAAGGCGGCGGAAAACAACGCCGGCTTCATCGCGGCCGCTCCCATCGTGCGCACCCTCATCAAGACCGAGGCCAAGCCCGCCGCGGTGAAAAAAAGTACCCCCGTTCCCATCAAGCCCAAAGAAGTGGCTTCCGCCGTGTCAAAGACCAGGCTTGAAAGCGCCGCGGGCAAAGTGGCATCGGGCGCCGCCCCGACCCCTTTGACAACTCCCAAGGAGCCCCTTCCCATCGCCTCTCGACTGAATCGGCAGAAGAAATGtgaggcggcggaggcggccacggcggaggaggaggaggaggaggaggaggagagcgagGAGGAGAAAACTGACGAGGAGCTGGACGACGAGAACCTGGAGGCGCCTCGCATCGTGAACCGGATGGTGCCCAAGCTGCCCGTCGCGACGCCCATGGAGAGCGGGCCTCCTCCCGCCGCCATCTTGCCCCAGAAACCAAACGGCCTGAGCTACTGGAACCCCAAAGCCTCCATCAGGATCAACACTCTGTCGCGAGAGCAACTGGCTCTTCCCGCTCACGTGCCTCCTCGCAccatcccgccccctcccaccccgaGCATAGCGCCGGTCAGCCCCAACGCCCCCAACTCGGCCAAGGCGGCCCGCTCGTCCACCCCCGTCCTGGGCAAATCGAGCGCGGCGGAAAACAACTTCCTGGCCCATTCCTCCAGCCGCCGGCCTCGCACGCACCTGTCCTGCCTGCAGCTCTCCATTCTGCAGTCCTGCTACGAGACCTGCGCCCACCCCAACGCCTTGGAGTGCGAGGCCATCGGCGCCGAACTCAACCTCCCCCTCAAGGTGGTGCAGATCTGGTTCCAGAACACCAGAGCCAAGGAGAAGCGCTGGAGGCTGCAGCAAGAAAAACTG GGTCCTCAAGCCGGCGGGAAGGCGTCGATGAGCTCGGGAAGTTACCTGCAGTACAACGCTCTCAAAGCCAACCGTCCCATCCTGCCCAAACCCGTTCAGCTCACCATCACGGAATCTCCCGGCTCCCCGGTGAGCGGCCAGTCGGCGCCCGGCGAGACGCTGACGGGCTGCTGCGACGTCTGCAAGGTCTCCTTCGAATCGCGGGCGGCGGCGCGGGCCCACGTCTTCTCGTCACTGCACCTGGCCAAGCTGCGCACCACTAACTTTGGCCAGCCCGCCGCGCTCGTCAACAAGAACGGAACTGGCAACGGAGCTTCGGGCGGCGTCAACCTCAGCTTGCAGGTGTGCCGTTCCTCCGCGGTCGCCGGCTCCGGCGGCGTGGTCGTCATCGAGTTGCCTCCCCCTCCGGCCACCAGCAACAGTtaa
- the zfhx2 gene encoding zinc finger homeobox protein 2 isoform X1, with product MRSSKRREESGEKANRSSHGTAARLCPLCQKGQEDQASLSRHLTEQHSVLPSCVDKLLDISVLKEGAREEENRGAPISSVCTRARPSEDISSQLRRPCSDTPRQHRDREMEEDRMLDPEGSGAEPEPEDEANEIAGAKRAVAEDEDPAEGGRHSSERQGAPAETAPLFKCNACQETFPSRTALSVHYHSPSHFQRMTMTNGGEIDPPSPYAPVVSRPFVSNKPYQCAICRVSYNHSITLESHMKSVLHQTRSRNAANNAGALGNGGAGRAGSPRTAAGTSANGSGAANCAATGTATARDAERVQTSRVARSLMAPPVASAQAVSAFLTLLTSSPSTLSHPLLPTLFAPGHPTGVDASQIVPQHHMVMPLILNGLQARQSQQSADNQQGQLLTQCVPFVGLNAAQQALLTQRISLLQNQWAPVALPTPTPAVGAGVKQESVEKPLDGIEARDGIKTEETEEECCPDGESKGRAESAEDAGKTSAHQTHAETEESANPPLSPLAVEKRPPHNPSAFPSIPSDSPPRLNLALGPDPAPQKSQRASSPRGSPATPKASPLSDALSDSYGLRSDSVASVCSELPVLSEFQSEVLWAFFESRSEADAASPAREDCEALGREVGLSEEEVRAWLGRARRAKRRQRDAELTRPRGSSEVARNAQSSDNDLDDEERSLIIAEEEEEEEEREREEADTTAGQAMDLSRTRGRRRPRSVGREARGDSCLTSDSENEVYTSVIVTDEESQNGGSREAPDSAAKDQVQNEVDGDHKGSSGGKVLRSTTVFLSDAEDEYDDEDGGGAPGAGKKKRRAEFEHEPEVKRERLDPDVDLELEAQGDPPNSLPYSLEQIPCGALRSLPLSLAPFSAQFLNPYVLSLAPSLVGGGSKGPCFSNPSSTAPFPATLLPQSPSPRSHSSSRYLSNGGDCETALDLSMGKNASSSSPLDGVSSTPKGRLLDGLGLRPASEGLVVVQVKPESLAAAPSSYGRVTPVNSNHLTKPRMYAKPEEQKNVAPCHRDHVGDHDKEQEQQQRKAKGKRYRDMRRSRTIIQAEQLDILYGCYFKDPNPGKHEFEQISEWVHLPKKVVQIWFQNMRARERKGEVRFISDGTLAAVGKPLIKFTWPLSKPIFSNKAAENNAGFIAAAPIVRTLIKTEAKPAAVKKSTPVPIKPKEVASAVSKTRLESAAGKVASGAAPTPLTTPKEPLPIASRLNRQKKCEAAEAATAEEEEEEEEESEEEKTDEELDDENLEAPRIVNRMVPKLPVATPMESGPPPAAILPQKPNGLSYWNPKASIRINTLSREQLALPAHVPPRTIPPPPTPSIAPVSPNAPNSAKAARSSTPVLGKSSAAENNFLAHSSSRRPRTHLSCLQLSILQSCYETCAHPNALECEAIGAELNLPLKVVQIWFQNTRAKEKRWRLQQEKLGPQAGGKASMSSGSYLQYNALKANRPILPKPVQLTITESPGSPVSGQSAPGETLTGCCDVCKVSFESRAAARAHVFSSLHLAKLRTTNFGQPAALVNKNGTGNGASGGVNLSLQVCRSSAVAGSGGVVVIELPPPPATSNS from the exons ATGCGGAGTTCGAAAAGGAGG gAGGAGTCTGGTGAGAAGGCTAACCGTTCCAGCCATGGCACAGCAGCGCGGCTGTGCCCTTTGTGCCAAAAAGGCCAAGAAGACCAAGCCTCCCTGTCTCGACACCTCACTGAGCAACACAGCGTACTTCCGTCGTGTGTTGACAAACTGTTAGACATC TCTGTTTTGAAAGAGGGCGCAAGGGAAGAAGAGAACCGAGGTGCTCCGATATCTTCAG TTTGTACTCGAGCGAGGCCATCCGAGGACATCAGTTCCCAACTGCGCCGGCCTTGTTCCGACACTCCTCGGCAACATCGCGATCGGGAGATGGAAGAAGACAGAATGTTAGACCCGGAGGGTAGCGGAGCCGAACCGGAACCGGAAGATGAGGCAAATGAAATTGCGGGAGCCAAACGAGCCGTCGCCGAAGACGAAGACCCGGCCGAGGGCGGTCGGCATTCGTCGGAGCGTCAGGGCGCGCCTGCGGAAACCGCCCCTCTTTTCAAATGCAACGCCTGCCAGGAAACGTTTCCCAGCCGAACCGCCCTGAGTGTTCACTACCACTCGCCATCCCACTTTCAGAGAATGACGATGACAAACGGTGGGGAAATTGACCCTCCATCTCCTTACGCCCCCGTCGTTTCGCGGCCATTTGTGTCCAACAAACCCTACCAGTGTGCAATATGCCGAGTCTCCTACAATCATTCCATCACCCTTGAGAGCCATATGAAATCCGTCTTGCACCAGACGCGCAGCAGAAACGCCGCCAACAACGCCGGTGCGCTCGGGAACGGCGGAGCCGGTCGCGCCGGCAGTCCGAGGACGGCGGCGGGCACGTCGGCCAACGGTTCCGGCGCCGCTAACTGCGCCGCGACCGGCACCGCCACGGCGAGGGACGCCGAGCGCGTCCAAACGTCCCGAGTGGCGCGGTCCCTCATGGCCCCCCCCGTGGCCTCCGCTCAGGCCGTCTCCGCCTTTCTCACCCTCCTCACGTCCAGCCCGAGCACTCTCTCGCATCCCCTCCTCCCGACCCTGTTTGCGCCCGGCCACCCGACCGGCGTGGATGCGTCTCAGATCGTGCCTCAGCACCACATGGTCATGCCCTTGATCTTGAACGGACTCCAAGCCCGGCAAAGCCAGCAGTCTGCGGACAACCAGCAAGGACAGCTCCTTACCCAGTGCGTGCCATTTGTAGGTCTCAACGCGGCGCAGCAAGCCCTCCTGACCCAAAGAATTAGTTTGTTACAGAACCAGTGGGCCCCCGTTGCGCTTCCGACTCCTACACCGGCAGTTGGCGCCGGCGTCAAACAGGAGAGCGTGGAAAAGCCCTTGGATGGGATCGAGGCTCGGGACGGCATCAAAACGGAAGAAACCGAGGAAGAGTGCTGCCCCGACGGGGAAAGCAAAGGGCGAGCCGAGAGCGCCGAAGACGCCGGCAAAACCTCGGCCCATCAGACGCACGCGGAAACGGAGGAATCGGCAAATCCGCCACTCTCCCCGCTCGCCGTCGAGAAGCGCCCGCCTCATAACCCCTCGGCTTTCCCGTCAATTCCGAGCGACAGCCCCCCGCGTTTGAATCTCGCGCTCGGCCCCGATCCCGCTCCCCAAAAATCCCAGAGAGCAAGCAGCCCCCGCGGATCTCCGGCCACCCCCAAAGCCAGCCCGCTTTCAGATGCCTTAAGCGACTCGTATGGGCTACGTAGCGATAGCGTGGCTTCCGTTTGTTCGGAACTTCCGGTCTTGTCAGAGTTTCAGTCCGAGGTCCTTTGGGCTTTCTTTGAGTCGCGAAGTGAGGCCGACGCCGCGAGTCCTGCCCGCGAGGACTGCGAGGCGCTGGGCAGAGAGGTCGGGCTTTCCGAGGAGGAGGTACGGGCGTGGCTTGGCCGAGCCAGACGGGCCAAACGGAGACAGAGAGACGCGGAGCTCACGCGCCCCCGCGGCTCGTCGGAAGTGGCGAGGAACGCGCAGAGCAGTGACAATGACTTGGATGACGAGGAAAGATCCTTGATTATagcggaggaggaagaggaagaagaggagcggGAGCGGGAGGAGGCCGACACGACCGCCGGCCAGGCCATGGATTTGTCTCGGACAAGAGGGCGGCGGAGGCCAAGGAGTGTCGGGAGAGAGGCTCGGGGAGATTCCTGTCTGACGTCCGACTCCGAAAACGAGGTGTACACCTCCGTGATAGTGACGGACGAGGAAAGTCAGAACGGAGGTTCTCGGGAGGCCCCGGACAGCGCCGCCAAAGACCAGGTGCAAAACGAGGTCGACGGTGATCATAAAGGCTCAAGCGGGGGCAAAGTCCTGCGCTCCACGACAGTCTTTCTCTCCGACGCCGAGGACGAATATGACGACGAGGATGGCGGCGGGGCTCCCGGGGCCGGGAAGAAGAAGCGGAGGGCGGAGTTTGAACATGAGCCGGAGGTGAAAAGGGAGAGACTGGATCCGGATGTGGACCTGGAGTTGGAAGCCCAGGGGGATCCCCCAAACTCGCTGCCCTACTCGCTTGAGCAGATCCCATGTGGCGCCCTGCGCTCGCTCCCCCTGTCCCTGGCCCCCTTCTCCGCTCAGTTCCTCAACCCCTACGTCCTCTCACTGGCGCCTTCATTAGTCGGAGGTGGGAGCAAAGGGCCGTGCTTTTCCAACCCGTCCTCGACGGCGCCTTTCCCCGCCACTCTGCTTCCCCAATCGCCCTCTCCCAGAAGCCACTCCTCCTCTCGCTACTTGTCCAACGGCGGCGACTGCGAGACGGCGCTGGACCTCAGCATGGGGAAAAACGCCTCGTCCTCGTCGCCGCTCGATGGCGTTTCGTCAACGCCGAAAGGCCGCTTGCTGGACGGCCTGGGCCTGAGGCCCGCCTCCGAGGGCTTGGTGGTGGTCCAGGTGAAACCCGAGTCTCTTGCCGCCGCGCCTTCTTCGTACGGTCGCGTGACTCCGGTCAACAGCAACCACCTGACAAAGCCCAGGATGTACGCAAAGCCCGAGGAGCAAAAGAACGTGGCGCCGTGCCACCGCGACCACGTCGGAGACCATGACAAGGAGCAAGAGCAACAGCAGAGGAAGGCCAAAGGGAAACGGTACCGCGACATGCGGCGCTCCAGGACCATCATCCAAGCGGAGCAACTGGACATCCTCTACGGATGCTATTTCAAAGATCCCAACCCCGGAAAACACGAGTTTGAGCAAATCTCGGAATGGGTCCACCTTCCCAAAAAAGTGGTTCAGATCTGGTTCCAGAACATGCGGGCCCGGGAGCGCAAAGGCGAGGTCCGCTTCATCAGCGACGGCACCCTGGCGGCCGTGGGCAAGCCGCTCATCAAGTTCACCTGGCCGCTCTCCAAGCCCATCTTTTCAAACAAGGCGGCGGAAAACAACGCCGGCTTCATCGCGGCCGCTCCCATCGTGCGCACCCTCATCAAGACCGAGGCCAAGCCCGCCGCGGTGAAAAAAAGTACCCCCGTTCCCATCAAGCCCAAAGAAGTGGCTTCCGCCGTGTCAAAGACCAGGCTTGAAAGCGCCGCGGGCAAAGTGGCATCGGGCGCCGCCCCGACCCCTTTGACAACTCCCAAGGAGCCCCTTCCCATCGCCTCTCGACTGAATCGGCAGAAGAAATGtgaggcggcggaggcggccacggcggaggaggaggaggaggaggaggaggagagcgagGAGGAGAAAACTGACGAGGAGCTGGACGACGAGAACCTGGAGGCGCCTCGCATCGTGAACCGGATGGTGCCCAAGCTGCCCGTCGCGACGCCCATGGAGAGCGGGCCTCCTCCCGCCGCCATCTTGCCCCAGAAACCAAACGGCCTGAGCTACTGGAACCCCAAAGCCTCCATCAGGATCAACACTCTGTCGCGAGAGCAACTGGCTCTTCCCGCTCACGTGCCTCCTCGCAccatcccgccccctcccaccccgaGCATAGCGCCGGTCAGCCCCAACGCCCCCAACTCGGCCAAGGCGGCCCGCTCGTCCACCCCCGTCCTGGGCAAATCGAGCGCGGCGGAAAACAACTTCCTGGCCCATTCCTCCAGCCGCCGGCCTCGCACGCACCTGTCCTGCCTGCAGCTCTCCATTCTGCAGTCCTGCTACGAGACCTGCGCCCACCCCAACGCCTTGGAGTGCGAGGCCATCGGCGCCGAACTCAACCTCCCCCTCAAGGTGGTGCAGATCTGGTTCCAGAACACCAGAGCCAAGGAGAAGCGCTGGAGGCTGCAGCAAGAAAAACTG GGTCCTCAAGCCGGCGGGAAGGCGTCGATGAGCTCGGGAAGTTACCTGCAGTACAACGCTCTCAAAGCCAACCGTCCCATCCTGCCCAAACCCGTTCAGCTCACCATCACGGAATCTCCCGGCTCCCCGGTGAGCGGCCAGTCGGCGCCCGGCGAGACGCTGACGGGCTGCTGCGACGTCTGCAAGGTCTCCTTCGAATCGCGGGCGGCGGCGCGGGCCCACGTCTTCTCGTCACTGCACCTGGCCAAGCTGCGCACCACTAACTTTGGCCAGCCCGCCGCGCTCGTCAACAAGAACGGAACTGGCAACGGAGCTTCGGGCGGCGTCAACCTCAGCTTGCAGGTGTGCCGTTCCTCCGCGGTCGCCGGCTCCGGCGGCGTGGTCGTCATCGAGTTGCCTCCCCCTCCGGCCACCAGCAACAGTtaa